In one Paramormyrops kingsleyae isolate MSU_618 chromosome 18, PKINGS_0.4, whole genome shotgun sequence genomic region, the following are encoded:
- the LOC111846279 gene encoding TLC domain-containing protein 5-like isoform X1, protein MTSLSVACSLVCWVLLYTCLCLHNSRRSYEWNCRLVTLLHGILCVCVTAYIGFADGPWPFTHPGVENTALQVAAMSLSLGYFLFDMGWCIYFHTEGPVMLAHHGLSILGILLALGLGESGTEACAALFGTEITNPLLQARWFLRQMGRYEGLAGDAVDLLFVALFTSVRIGVGSWMLYCELASPRPSPLMKAGSVAMYVLSWVFMVDIARFGFRKSRARYRTWKERRRMLEVNGNPGKAD, encoded by the exons ATGACATCATTATCGGTGGCGTGCAGCCTGGTGTGTTGGGTGCTCCTTTACACCTGCCTCTGTCTCCACAACAGCCGCCGCAGCTATGAGTGGAACTGTCGGCTGGTCACTCTGCTCCACGGGATcctctgcgtgtgtgtgacaGCCTACATAGGCTTCGCCGACGGCCCCTGGCCCTTCACACACCCAG GCGTGGAGAACACGGCGCTCCAGGTCGCCGCCATGTCCCTCAGCCTGGGCTACTTCCTGTTTGACATGGGCTGGTGCATATACTTCCACACGGAGGGACCAGTGATGCTGGCCCACCATGGCTTAAGCATCCTGGGCATCCTGCTGGCGCTGGGCTTGGGCGAGTCCGGCACCGAAGCATGTGCCGCCCTGTTCGGCACCGAGATCACCAACCCCCTGCTGCAGGCGCGGTGGTTCCTGCGGCAGATGGGACGCTATGAGGGGCTGGCAGGTGACGCCGTGGACCTGCTGTTTGTGGCGCTGTTCACGTCCGTACGCATCGGCGTGGGCAGCTGGATGCTCTACTGCGAGCTCGCCTCCCCCAGGCCGTCGCCGCTGATGAAAGCCGGTTCTGTCGCCATGTACGTGCTCTCGTGGGTGTTCATGGTGGACATCGCTCGCTTCGGTTTCCGGAAGAGCAGGGCCAGATACCGGACGTGGAAGGAGCGGCGTAGGATGCTGGAAGTCAACGGGAACCCTGGGAAGGCTGACTGA
- the LOC111846279 gene encoding TLC domain-containing protein 5-like isoform X2, translating to MSGTVGWSLCSTGSSACVENTALQVAAMSLSLGYFLFDMGWCIYFHTEGPVMLAHHGLSILGILLALGLGESGTEACAALFGTEITNPLLQARWFLRQMGRYEGLAGDAVDLLFVALFTSVRIGVGSWMLYCELASPRPSPLMKAGSVAMYVLSWVFMVDIARFGFRKSRARYRTWKERRRMLEVNGNPGKAD from the exons ATGAGTGGAACTGTCGGCTGGTCACTCTGCTCCACGGGATcctctgcgt GCGTGGAGAACACGGCGCTCCAGGTCGCCGCCATGTCCCTCAGCCTGGGCTACTTCCTGTTTGACATGGGCTGGTGCATATACTTCCACACGGAGGGACCAGTGATGCTGGCCCACCATGGCTTAAGCATCCTGGGCATCCTGCTGGCGCTGGGCTTGGGCGAGTCCGGCACCGAAGCATGTGCCGCCCTGTTCGGCACCGAGATCACCAACCCCCTGCTGCAGGCGCGGTGGTTCCTGCGGCAGATGGGACGCTATGAGGGGCTGGCAGGTGACGCCGTGGACCTGCTGTTTGTGGCGCTGTTCACGTCCGTACGCATCGGCGTGGGCAGCTGGATGCTCTACTGCGAGCTCGCCTCCCCCAGGCCGTCGCCGCTGATGAAAGCCGGTTCTGTCGCCATGTACGTGCTCTCGTGGGTGTTCATGGTGGACATCGCTCGCTTCGGTTTCCGGAAGAGCAGGGCCAGATACCGGACGTGGAAGGAGCGGCGTAGGATGCTGGAAGTCAACGGGAACCCTGGGAAGGCTGACTGA